Proteins found in one Zea mays cultivar B73 chromosome 1, Zm-B73-REFERENCE-NAM-5.0, whole genome shotgun sequence genomic segment:
- the LOC100272733 gene encoding uncharacterized protein LOC100272733 — protein sequence MALPTRSVVPLSTIRASIPFLRAAPFHPWLASRNPPTYGAASQSGIHPQNHYPLCGDGRESKRVLPPSILDVARIAWPSFRAPNPSMQGTRASPFHPRRCANCRLRIAWSSFRPSSLPASDGRAPRSASPPSMRCLPFLHGDAKEKEPVTKSASVRSMNIHQRSVMSAPVQTSPP from the exons ATGGCTCTCCCTACACGCAGCGTCGTGCCGCTTTCCACAATCCGTGCCTCAATCCCCTTCCTTCGCGCAGCACCCTTCCATCCATGGCTCGCTTCCAGAAATCCCCCTACCTACGGCGCAGCGTCGCAGTCCGGAATCCACCCCCAAAATCACTACCCGCTCTGCGGCGATGGAAGGGAATCAAAACGCGTGCTTCCCCCTTCCATCCTCGACGTTGCGCGGATTGCATGGCCATCGTTTCGCGCCCCCAATCCGTCGATGCAAGGAACGCGTGCTTCCCCCTTCCATCCTCGACGCTGCGCGAATTGCAGATTGCGGATTGCATGGTCATCGTTTCGTCCCAGTTCATTGCCCGCATCAGATGGAAGGGCGCCCCGATCTGCCTCACCTCCAT CAATGAGGTGTCTGCCTTTCTTGCATGGAGACGCCAAAGAGAAGGAACCAGTCACTAAGTCGGCCTCTGTACGGTCCATGAACATACATCAACGGAGCGT